CGTCATGGCGGTGATGGTAGCGGTCAGGCCGACTCGGCCCGGTAGGTGCGTACGGCGGTCTCCTTGACCGAGAGCCACACCCGGCGCCCCGGCACGAGCTCCAGCTCGGCGATCGCGGCCGGCGTGACGTCGGCCAGGAGCTCGTGCTCGCCGGAGACCAGGAGCCGGACGGCGTCGCCGTGCGGGGCGAGGCTGGTGATCACCCCCGCCCACCGGTGACGAGCGGACCCGCTGGGCTCGAACAGGGACACCGTGACCAGGGTCGGGCTGAACGACATGTACCGGCCCTGCTCCTCGAGCACGTTGAGCCCGACCAGCCGGGCGACGTGGTCGGTGCGCGGCTGGGCGGCGACCTCGGCGGGCGGGCCGGTCTGCACCACCGCGCCGCCGTCGAGGACCCAGACCCGGTCGGCCAGGGTGAGAGCGTCGATCGCGTCGTGGGTGACCAGCAGCGTGATGCCGTCGTACGACGCGAGGTGGCGGGACAGCTCGAGCCGCAACGCCGTCGCGACGCCGATGTCGAGCCCCGCGAAGGGCTCGTCGAGCAG
This genomic window from Nocardioides cynanchi contains:
- a CDS encoding ABC transporter ATP-binding protein; amino-acid sequence: MSSGLVAALEVPGRLRAEVTAEPGQVVAVIGPNGAGKSTLLRALAGLVPSRGDIEVDGESWSRPPRPVRDRSVGMAFQSQLLFPHLSALDNVAFGPRSRGTAREEADRVAGDWLDRFGVGDLARRRPGQLSGGQAQRVSLARALATSPRLLLLDEPFAGLDIGVATALRLELSRHLASYDGITLLVTHDAIDALTLADRVWVLDGGAVVQTGPPAEVAAQPRTDHVARLVGLNVLEEQGRYMSFSPTLVTVSLFEPSGSARHRWAGVITSLAPHGDAVRLLVSGEHELLADVTPAAIAELELVPGRRVWLSVKETAVRTYRAESA